The Symphalangus syndactylus isolate Jambi chromosome 6, NHGRI_mSymSyn1-v2.1_pri, whole genome shotgun sequence genome contains the following window.
GAGAATTTTTTACATTCAGAGTGCTTTTATCTTGTTTTAGGCTTCTCTACAAGTTACCTCTTCTTTATATGAATTTCTATATCAATGACTTACGTAGGGTTTTGTCCTAATAAAACTTGTGTTGCAATACAAAGGATAAACAAACATATATTTTGACATTATTTAATCATAGGAGTTCACTCCAGTATACATTTTCTGCCTTTGAATAAGGTATGAACTTTCACAAAAAGCTACCATCATCATTAATTGGGAATGTCTCCAGTGTGAATTTTTTGGGGCAGATTAAGTCATACTTCTTGGCTCAAGTACCAGATGGGATCCTGAGGTAGTTTACAGAAGACACAGTTCTGGTATACAGAGTATTAGGAGACTTTAATAACTTCATAATGTCTGGTATAAATGATATACCTAACGCTATGGATGTCTCTCCAGCCTAAGTTCCCAAAGGTACAGTAAGTCTGCACTGAACATCAATAGGTTCTTTGGAACTGCAACTTTAAGTGAAATGATgtataacaaaaccaattttaccatagacTAATGGAtacaaacaagagttaagttcctacgGCAAATGTCTGGTCATAACATCATCAAACTTCTAAAGACCCCAAATGCTTCCAATATCAGACATTAAAATAAATCTGAGCTATATACAGAGTTAAGAAGAATTAATAAAAACaggtaagataattatttaccctGTTATTCCAGTACAGGGCCATGGGTGGACACAGCGTGTCCTAGCAGCTCAGGGCAATAGTGGGAACCAACCCTGATTAGGAGCCATTCCACTGCAGGGCACACTCCCTCACAAACTCAGACTGAGATAATTTAGATATGTCAATTAACCTAATGTATACATCTTTGGGGTTTGAAACTGGAGCACCTGGAGACATGGGGAGAGTGTGCAAACTCCACACAGTGTCCCTGGCTGGGAATCGATATTTTTCTCATCAATATCATAACAATTATAAcattataacaaaacaaaaacgtttTTCAAGGACCTGCTGTACTTTAAACAAATGCAGATTTTAAGAATATGTATAGATTAACAGCAATACATACTTCTCCCATTGCGGTTGATAACCCTCTCCCAACTCTAGTCTCCATTCAGCAGCAAGACAACAAAGGGTATTGTCAGGAGTGGAGTAAATGGCTGTTACTGTTGTCTTAGCCATTGATTCAGAGATTTCTGTCCTTAGAAGTATTCTCTTATATTCACATGAGCTCCTGATTTCTTGTCACCTTTTTAAAAGGGCTGAGTTTTATTAAATATCAACTCCAAGAGTATTGTTTGGCTTTGCCTAATGTCTACTTCATCAATAAATCAGGTGGATATTAGTATGCTATAGACCTATTTATGAACTAGGGATAGGTGAGGGTAATGGATATCAAAATAATGATACACAAACACTTGTATGGTGATACTGTGTTTAACTCCAAAGCCTTATGGCTTCATCTGAAAACCAGGAAACTTCCTTCAAATAGATTTCTATCCAATAATATTTCTATCCAATATTAATTCTGTGATATCATTTAAAGAATAATCTGACAAATGTTTTCTTACATTATATTCATGAGATTTTATCCAGCATAAATTCAGATGTTGAATGAGTTCTGCATTCTGACTGAaggtaatattttttcttttttcaggacTTATCTCGAGTATGCAGTTTTTGATGCTTAACAAGGGTTGAACTCCTGTTGAAGGCTTTATTACATTCCTTACATTTGAatggtttctctcctgtatgaatCATTTGGTGTCGAATAAGAGAGGAGCTCCGGTTGAAGGATTTTCCACAGTTAACACATTCATAGAAATTGTTTCCAAAATGGAGTGTTGGATTATTACTGTCTTCACTTTTACTGAAGGCCTTTCCACATTTATTGCTTGTGCAGGCCTTTACTTCAGCATGAAGTTTTTGATGCTTAGTAAGGTTTGTACGTCGGTTGAAGAATCTCCCACATTCACTGcatttatagggtttctctcctgtgtgaaTGATCTGATGTCGAATAAGGGATGAACTTCGGcagaaggctttcccacattgaTAACATTCATAGGAATTCATTGTAGTATGACTTTTTTGGTGTCGAATATCTGTACTGAAACTCAAGTCATTCCCATATTCATATTCTGAATGTTGCTTACCTACTGAGTCTAAATTAAATTTGAAGTGAGTTTTAAACTTACCACATTTTGGAGACCCCGTTCTTGAAGGAATTCCCTGTTGTATAGCACAAACTGAGCTAACTGAATTAATATCAAAGGTTTCCTTATTTTCACTACATGTAAAATCTTCCTCCTCGGTGTAAATTGTCTCAGGAATGAAAGCCTCTTGTGGCAAATTTATGTCCCATTTTTTCTGGTTCCTATATAACCAATTCTCacctttccagacatctgaagaAGGGTGTCCACTTTCGGTAAGCCTTGTCATAATCACTCCATGGGATGATTCTTCTCCAGAAATACTCTTCATgtctaaagagaaataaaaaatgccaTGAACTAGAAGGGAAACTGCTTCATTAGGAAATGGAGGCTGAACGGTATAAGGTATATGCATATATCACGAGTCTTAAATACAGAGTGGAAATGTGAGGCAaggttagaaaaaaatacttataaaagaaataaatggtacaaaaatgttaaaagcaggtTAGTAAATAAAATAGGACAGCTATTCtggaatattaaaaaaagatataggGCTCGAGTAAAATATCATTACATGAACAAGGATGGGGGGTGGCATATCATATCATAATTCAAGTTATCGCTGGTTCATAACTAGTATATGAAGGCTCTGCCTAATATTCCTTCTTCTAGCATCTTGTTTATCCCAAGCTGTTTACCAATAAATATTCCTTTCTATAAAATgccaatttaataattttaagaacATGTCTGTATTCCCAGGCACCAAACCTTAACCTCCTAAAAGCAAACTTGCAATCATAGTGCCCACTCAATTACTCCCTACATATAACAAAGGCAAAAAGAATTCTAATATAAGGTAGCAGGAAGTCCTATTTCTGGGCTCAAAATAACTCCCGATTCCAACATTAGCGCTTTGATACTTTTCTACTGTACTTCCTAGAACTCAAAACTTTACCGCTCTAATTAAGATTGGGTCCCTTCCTTTCACCTGtcctcatttctgttttatttatgttcTACTTCCTTTCTCAAAATTCCTCTCACTTAGCTTCTATATACTCTGTGTACTCTATATtctagcaattttttaaaaattaaatttcactGACTTTTTTCTTATAACTTCAAGTATGCCTAATAATTTTATTCTGCAACATTTATTGGTGACCAAATCATGTCAGCTTTGCACTCACATACATTACTCTTCCTTGTTTTCATCACTCTCTAGGACATCTCCACTTGACTATCATAGTCCTGTAGCTTAACAAATGAGAGACTGAAGTAATCTTCCATGTTGAAAAAACTTCAAAGTCTTCATTTTTGAGTCATtgcttttctaatatttatactGGAGTCCATAAAAAAACTGAATAACCATTGTCCTTCATCTCCCATATCAAATCTGTGCTTTGgttctattattttataaaatttcctgTCTCTGCCTCACCAGTGTACACTGGGTGTGTGGGAGCAGATAGCTTGTTCCTTTAATTCACAGGTCTTCAGAGAGAGAAATGTCTTCCAAACCTGGACCTAATTTAGATGAGATCCTAGACTTCAACTTTGATGCCATAGTAGGTGAGACTCTGGGGGTCTTAGaagacagtaaatatattttgcaaGGGGGAAGaacacaaatattttatagcCAGAGGACAGATTACAGTAGATGAAAATGGCTGCACATCCTTTGCCACACTCCCCATCCTGAAGTAGAGTTTATTCTGCTTCTCCTTCAATCTGGGCGGATCCAATGATTGCTAGGccaatagaatgtggcagaagtgataCTATGCCACTTCTGGACCTAGCCTTTAAGGTGACAGCTTCTGATTTCTCTCAGGATGTTGCCTCTTAGAACCCAGCCACCTTGCTGTGAGAAGCCCAAGCCTCAAAGAGAGGCCACATGTAGGTGCTCTGGCCCATAAGAACAGTTAAGTTCCGAGAAACAGCCAGCATTAACTTCCACCCATGTGATGTGCCATCTTGGACATTCCATCCCATTTGAGCCCTGGAATGCTGCATTCCCAGCTAACATCGTATGGAACATAAGAACTCCTCAGTCAACTCACAAAATTTGAGAATAAAATGATTGCtcttttaagtcactaagttttgggTAATCTGTTAAAAGCAACAGATAACCAAAAACAGTGTTCTAGTAGTATTTATGTAATagcagaatttccaattgcatttccctaattaaaTCTTTGTTACTCATGTTTGTACAACTCATTTTTCATATAACTTcctcactcttttttattttgttatttatttatttattttagagacagggtcttgctctgttgcccaggatgcaatgcagtgatacaatcatagctcactgcagcctccaactcctgaactcaagcaatcctccaaacAGCTacaattacaggtatgcaccaccatgaccagcttattttttgtagagatggagtcttgccatggtgcccagtctggtcttgaattcctggcttcaagaaatcctcctgccttggcaaaGTCTACATCATGATGGAGACAATGACATAGATCTTGTGGTCATCTTTAATCCAAATTAACTATTTGAGAAAATAAGTTACATTTATTGAAGTAAATTCTAGATTTATTATGTTTAGATGAGGAGATAGATGAAAGTAGAATATAATCAGAAAATGTTTCCTAGTTTTAGGATGGAAGAACATGTATAAAATGAACAGATATAAAACAATGGGGAAATACAGagttacataaattttaaaaacttgtggCAGACACcatgaataaaagtaaaaaacaaaactctgagatatcccattttccacaaCTGTGATCCACAGaatttatgtaagatgttaatacaTTAAAAACCCCTACAGTTTTAATCAATAAAGCACATAAACAGCCCTTTACTAAATGACAAcccaaaaggaattttttttttttttttttgagatggagtctcgctctgtcgcccatgctggagtgcagtggcgcaatctcggctcactgcaagctctgcctcccgggttcacgccattctcctgcctcagcctctccgagtagctgggagtacagtcgcccaccaccacacccggctaattttttcgtattttttcatagagacggggtttcaccgtggtctcacgctcctgacctcgtgatccgcccgcctcggcctcccaaagtgctgggattacaagcgtgagccaccgtgcccggccccaaaaagtaatttttacctttcttatttaatatctatccatctatccttTTTTCTCTGATTCCTATATGCACCATGGGCTGGAGATGTAAAGGCAGGGTAAAAAGAAACATTATGCCTACCCTCAAGGAACGCACAGCCTAATGTGGGAGACAAATATTCACAGAGATACATGTAAAATATAGTTGTGATAACTGCTGAAAGGAAGAGTAAGGTGCTGTACAAGCGTACAACAGAAAAACAGGAAGTCAGGAAAGACTTCCTTAAGGAAATGTGCACTTATTTGAGATCTGAGGAATAAGGGTCAATTAGGTAAAGAACGGGGGGAAGAGTGTTCTATGTCAAAAGCTGGGATGGAAGACAGTAAGCCACATTCCAGGGACAACCAGAATGTGTTCTCTTAGAATCATCTTTTCTCTGCTGCACACCAACACCTGTGAGAGTGCTTAGGACACAGTATATAGATGCTTAATATATATTTGATGTTGATTTGCTGAAAGTAGATAGGTGTGGCTTGAGTATAAAGAGTGAGGGGAGGATGTGGTGCAAGATGAAATTGGAGAAGTAGGCAGAGAATAGAATGTTGTGAAATAAACAATACTGAAATCAATATAGTACTTAAAAAATGCAGATCACAAAATCTGATCTCCTTGGTTGCAGTATGGTTCCAAGATTGGAGTTGCGGCAATAATAATAGAGCTAAGAAGTATGCCAAGGTGGTGgttcaggtgagagatgatggtaccTAGAGTAGCAAAGCAGCACTGCAGTTGGACAAAAGTGGAGACATTCAAGAGACAATGGAGAAGTAAAATAGGAACAAATATTAGAGAAGTGAAGGAGAATAAGCTGTGTCAAGAATAGTTAAACTGTATCTTGTGTAACTAGGTAGAGGGCAGTGTCATTTACTCAGGGAATAATAGAAGagtagaaagggaaaaaaaatcagactttggtTTCATGGAATTTAAGGCATCTTTAAGATATCCCAGAGAAATGTCATAGCATA
Protein-coding sequences here:
- the ZNF215 gene encoding LOW QUALITY PROTEIN: zinc finger protein 215 (The sequence of the model RefSeq protein was modified relative to this genomic sequence to represent the inferred CDS: inserted 2 bases in 1 codon), translated to MQPLSKLMAISKPXSLHEQREVLRAHMSWQQETIPVMETHDSEASRQKFRHFQYLKVSGPHEALSQLWELCLQWLRPEIHTKKQIIELLVLEQFLAILPEEVRTWVNLQHPNNSKDTVTLIEDVIEMLEDEDMPCKDSAPQMGSIKEKMKAGSRTGKPQEPVTFKDVVVEFSKEEWGQLDSAVKNLYRSVMLENFRNLNSLRKGGFSHLLSKPFESLKLESKKKRWIMEKEIPRKTIFDMKSISGEESSHGVIMTRLTESGHPSSDVWKGENWLYRNQKKWDINLPQEAFIPETIYTEEEDFTCSENKETFDINSVSSVCAIQQGIPSRTGSPKCGKFKTHFKFNLDSVGKQHSEYEYGNDLSFSTDIRHQKSHTTMNSYECYQCGKAFCRSSSLIRHQIIHTGEKPYKCSECGRFFNRRTNLTKHQKLHAEVKACTSNKCGKAFSKSEDSNNPTLHFGNNFYECVNCGKSFNRSSSLIRHQMIHTGEKPFKCKECNKAFNRSSTLVKHQKLHTRDKS